A stretch of the Nitrospirota bacterium genome encodes the following:
- a CDS encoding ABC transporter substrate-binding protein, which translates to MRRPGSRWGRGLLAAVIIALSVFALSCEKKAPEGKTVLTFVTWKPNQPEVWDEILAAFSRENPDIDLRREVGPHSSTAFHDLLTQKLKNKSTDADVFLMDVIWPPEFAAAGWAMKLDDRLGEGERERYLKGPLLADTYQGSLYGLPLFVDGGMLYYRKDLLEKYGFEPPATWQELVEQARTIVRGEAGEDEGALYGYSGQFKQYEGLVCNMMEFIMSNRGTLFHRDTRKSGIDEPPALEAVRFVRKEIIGGVAPRGVLTYQEPESLDLFIQGKAVFHRNWPYAWEIANNPERSLVAGKVGVTKLPHFPGGKSFSTLGGWQVGISSYTEHPEAAWRFARYLSSPRVQRLLAVRAGLAPTRKALYDDPDVLGANPQFERMKGVFLAAYPRPRTPLYPAVSHVMQRYFSRAVSDPGVDIAKEAERAAAEINDIVSLSP; encoded by the coding sequence GTGAGGCGGCCCGGGAGCAGATGGGGCAGGGGCCTTCTTGCCGCTGTCATCATCGCGTTAAGCGTTTTCGCCCTTTCCTGCGAGAAGAAGGCCCCGGAAGGCAAGACCGTCCTTACCTTCGTCACCTGGAAGCCCAACCAGCCGGAGGTCTGGGACGAGATTCTGGCGGCCTTCAGCCGGGAGAACCCCGACATCGACCTCAGAAGAGAAGTGGGCCCCCACTCCTCCACCGCCTTCCACGACCTTCTGACCCAGAAGCTCAAGAACAAAAGCACCGACGCCGACGTGTTTCTGATGGACGTCATCTGGCCCCCCGAGTTCGCCGCGGCCGGATGGGCCATGAAGCTCGACGACCGCCTGGGCGAGGGTGAGAGGGAGCGGTACCTGAAGGGCCCGCTTCTGGCCGACACGTACCAGGGCAGCCTCTACGGGCTGCCCCTTTTCGTAGACGGCGGCATGCTCTACTACAGAAAAGACCTCCTGGAGAAGTACGGCTTCGAGCCCCCCGCCACCTGGCAGGAGCTGGTCGAGCAGGCCCGCACCATCGTCCGGGGCGAGGCCGGGGAGGACGAGGGCGCCCTGTACGGCTACTCGGGCCAGTTCAAGCAGTACGAGGGGCTGGTGTGTAACATGATGGAGTTCATCATGAGCAACCGGGGCACTCTCTTTCACCGGGACACCCGCAAAAGCGGCATCGACGAGCCTCCCGCCCTGGAGGCGGTGCGCTTCGTGCGCAAGGAAATCATCGGCGGGGTGGCCCCCCGGGGCGTGCTGACCTACCAGGAGCCCGAGTCCCTGGACCTCTTTATCCAGGGCAAGGCCGTCTTTCACCGGAACTGGCCCTACGCCTGGGAGATTGCCAACAACCCCGAGCGCTCCCTGGTGGCGGGGAAGGTGGGCGTTACAAAGCTTCCGCACTTCCCCGGCGGGAAGAGCTTTTCCACCCTGGGGGGCTGGCAGGTGGGCATAAGCAGCTACACCGAGCACCCCGAGGCCGCCTGGCGCTTTGCCCGGTACCTGAGCAGTCCCCGGGTGCAGAGGCTCCTGGCCGTCCGGGCGGGGCTGGCCCCCACGCGGAAGGCCCTCTACGACGACCCGGACGTCCTCGGCGCCAACCCCCAGTTCGAGCGGATGAAGGGCGTCTTTCTGGCGGCCTACCCGCGCCCCCGCACGCCGCTTTATCCCGCCGTCAGCCACGTGATGCAGCGCTACTTCAGCCGGGCCGTCTCGGACCCCGGCGTGGACATCGCGAAGGAGGCGGAGCGGGCCGCGGCGGAAATCA
- the bioA gene encoding adenosylmethionine--8-amino-7-oxononanoate transaminase → MSRRPREDHTPLTGAEEEIKRLEEADRRFIWHPFTQMRDWAAETPVVIAEGRDCFLRDVRGRWYLDGVSSIWVNIHGHRKKELDDAVREQLGRIAHSTLLGLSNVPAIRLAERLVALMQASFGPGAPSRVFYSDNGSTAVEVALKMAFQYWAQKGVEGKHTFLSLVNAYHGDTLGAVSVGGVDIFHKLFKPLLFPTFKAPSPDCYRCALCAESPPDCGLLCLKAMERILKEHAPEIAAVIVEPLVQAAGGMVVAPRGYLKGVSSLCKRYGVLLIADEVATGFGRTGRMFACEHEGVVPDIICLSKGITGGYLPLAATLATDEVYGAFLGEYKELKTFFHGHSYTGNPLGAACALACLDVFEKEGTLESLAPNISLLEDWLARTSLHPHVGNVRNAGLMAGVELVREKESKEPYPWEEKMGWQVALAARDEGVFIRPLGNVLVLMPPLAISPENLKMMLTVIENAIAKVTG, encoded by the coding sequence ATGTCAAGAAGGCCCCGGGAAGACCACACGCCGCTCACCGGCGCGGAAGAAGAGATAAAACGCCTGGAGGAAGCCGACAGGCGCTTCATCTGGCACCCCTTCACCCAGATGCGGGACTGGGCGGCGGAGACCCCCGTCGTCATCGCCGAGGGCAGGGACTGCTTCCTGCGCGACGTGCGGGGCCGCTGGTACCTGGACGGCGTCTCCTCCATCTGGGTGAACATCCACGGGCACAGGAAAAAGGAGCTGGACGACGCGGTGCGCGAGCAGCTCGGGCGCATCGCCCACAGCACCCTGCTGGGGCTGAGCAACGTCCCCGCCATCCGGCTGGCCGAGCGCCTGGTGGCCCTGATGCAGGCGAGCTTCGGCCCGGGGGCGCCCTCCCGCGTCTTTTACTCGGACAACGGCTCCACCGCCGTGGAGGTGGCCCTCAAGATGGCCTTTCAGTACTGGGCGCAGAAAGGAGTGGAGGGAAAGCACACGTTTCTCTCCCTCGTAAACGCCTACCACGGCGACACCCTGGGGGCGGTGAGCGTGGGCGGGGTGGACATCTTCCACAAGCTCTTCAAGCCCCTGCTCTTCCCCACCTTCAAGGCCCCCTCTCCGGACTGCTACCGCTGCGCGCTCTGCGCTGAGTCCCCGCCCGACTGCGGCCTCCTCTGCCTGAAAGCCATGGAGCGCATCCTGAAAGAGCACGCCCCTGAGATAGCCGCCGTCATCGTGGAGCCCCTGGTGCAGGCGGCGGGAGGCATGGTGGTGGCGCCCCGCGGGTATCTCAAAGGCGTCAGCTCCCTCTGCAAGCGCTACGGGGTGCTTCTCATTGCCGACGAGGTGGCAACCGGCTTCGGCAGGACGGGCAGGATGTTCGCCTGCGAGCACGAGGGCGTGGTGCCGGACATCATCTGCCTTTCCAAGGGCATTACCGGGGGCTACCTGCCCCTGGCCGCCACCCTGGCCACCGACGAGGTTTACGGCGCCTTCCTGGGAGAATACAAGGAGCTCAAGACATTCTTCCACGGCCACTCCTATACCGGAAACCCCCTGGGCGCGGCCTGCGCGCTGGCCTGCCTGGACGTGTTCGAGAAGGAAGGGACGCTTGAGAGCCTCGCCCCCAACATATCTCTGCTTGAAGACTGGCTCGCCCGCACGTCGCTTCACCCGCACGTGGGCAACGTGCGGAACGCCGGCCTCATGGCGGGGGTGGAGCTGGTGCGGGAGAAAGAGAGCAAGGAGCCCTACCCCTGGGAGGAGAAGATGGGCTGGCAGGTGGCCCTGGCCGCCCGGGACGAGGGGGTCTTCATCCGCCCCCTGGGAAACGTGCTGGTCCTGATGCCCCCGCTTGCCATAAGCCCGGAGAACCTCAAGATGATGCTCACGGTCATCGAGAATGCGATTGCGAAGGTGACGGGGTGA
- a CDS encoding SH3 domain-containing protein — translation MKIMRRFIIPAAILFSFILPGSASALCVKAPEANLRQGPSTSYEKLWEVFKYMPFKQLDKRGLWYRVQDVDGDIYWIYAALVTHDYRCAVVKEEKANIRTGPGTNHEQTASSPALKYYSFKVLKVDGQWVHVEDEYGDRGWIYRPLLWIQ, via the coding sequence ATGAAAATCATGAGACGTTTCATCATACCGGCAGCCATCCTTTTTTCTTTCATCCTTCCGGGGAGCGCTTCGGCCCTCTGCGTGAAGGCCCCGGAGGCCAACCTCAGGCAGGGGCCCAGCACCAGCTACGAGAAGCTCTGGGAAGTGTTCAAGTACATGCCCTTCAAGCAGCTCGACAAGCGCGGCCTCTGGTACAGGGTGCAGGACGTGGACGGAGACATCTACTGGATTTATGCCGCCCTGGTGACGCACGACTACCGGTGCGCGGTGGTCAAGGAGGAGAAAGCCAACATCAGGACCGGCCCGGGCACCAACCACGAGCAGACCGCCTCGAGCCCGGCCCTGAAATACTATTCCTTCAAGGTGCTCAAGGTCGACGGCCAGTGGGTGCACGTGGAGGACGAGTACGGCGACAGGGGCTGGATATACAGGCCGCTCCTGTGGATTCAGTAG